In Candidatus Cohnella colombiensis, one DNA window encodes the following:
- a CDS encoding WG repeat-containing protein, with translation MRLIYSKLRFHTLVLCALLLCATPYAGVSAATTSSQNVTFTDVAGEYYHFLALDNKGNVWGWGNNISGQLGEDNISYHTVPVRIKGFENVKLIDAGYDHSTVVKQDGTVWVWSANQGDSQPRQVKGISEVIDIADSAYYTLVLRKDGTVWGWGRNDVGQLGNGQNGDDEALPVQVQLLSDVTAISASFNESLAVTSDGNVWRWGAVFKCSGNTCKKEIVNSPVLFEGLSNVKSLSDGIALLQDGSVVKWGINYQGSIGTGTMEYSYFPDPIPMSSLTDIVQVSKTRAVTKDGKVWSWGPNSYGQVGDGTTEPRPRPIKLSKIDNVADITSGEEVTVALTRDGKLYEWGNNNNGQISNESAKVMAPTPVPMTRQIVTYVLPIPWHPNDWTYAWTYLDDKGSVVKDNQIYYRVKPFSEGLAAVHRASNNLWTFITVNGEPAFSVNYRVVKDFHQGRAAVKDQDGWQFINTKGEFISQDRYLNVGNFANGLAPVLDGKKWGYINLSGKMAIAPQFSSAQSFANGLAAVKTNGKWGFIDMKGKVVIKTVYTAVGSFTGQAAAVNQNGKWGYINKTGAWMIKPEYEDAKAFSNTPLAPIKIKGKWGYINLEGKLLISPQYEDATPFQEGLASVKKNGLWAIINSNGKMLTSFEFVEVQPYNNKFAWVVTKTDNGYIDSTGKWYYKDKIVKLP, from the coding sequence ATGCGCTTAATATATTCCAAGTTAAGATTCCATACACTCGTTCTTTGCGCCTTACTGCTATGTGCGACGCCTTATGCTGGTGTATCAGCTGCTACTACGAGTAGTCAGAACGTGACGTTCACGGATGTTGCAGGAGAATATTATCACTTTTTGGCTTTAGACAATAAGGGAAACGTGTGGGGCTGGGGGAATAATATCTCAGGTCAACTGGGTGAGGACAACATAAGCTATCATACCGTACCTGTACGAATCAAAGGGTTCGAGAATGTAAAACTCATTGACGCAGGATATGATCATTCAACCGTCGTAAAACAAGACGGAACAGTATGGGTATGGAGCGCAAACCAAGGCGACTCACAGCCTAGACAAGTGAAGGGGATATCGGAAGTAATCGACATAGCAGACAGCGCCTATTATACGTTGGTTCTTCGCAAAGATGGCACGGTGTGGGGCTGGGGAAGAAATGATGTCGGTCAGCTGGGGAACGGCCAAAATGGCGATGACGAAGCATTGCCAGTTCAAGTTCAATTACTCTCTGATGTCACAGCAATCTCAGCTTCCTTCAATGAAAGTCTCGCCGTCACATCGGATGGGAACGTGTGGAGATGGGGTGCGGTGTTTAAATGCAGCGGCAATACATGCAAGAAGGAAATCGTAAACTCACCCGTTCTGTTTGAAGGTTTAAGTAACGTAAAATCCTTATCCGATGGTATAGCACTTCTGCAAGATGGTTCTGTTGTAAAATGGGGCATTAATTATCAAGGAAGTATTGGAACCGGAACAATGGAATATAGCTACTTTCCAGATCCAATCCCGATGTCTTCCCTAACAGACATTGTTCAGGTTTCGAAAACTCGCGCAGTAACGAAAGATGGAAAGGTTTGGTCTTGGGGTCCGAATAGCTATGGTCAGGTAGGCGATGGAACGACGGAACCTCGGCCTAGACCTATTAAGCTAAGTAAGATTGACAATGTAGCAGATATTACGAGCGGAGAAGAAGTTACGGTTGCCCTTACTCGAGATGGAAAGCTATATGAGTGGGGAAATAACAATAATGGGCAAATTTCCAATGAATCCGCAAAAGTAATGGCTCCCACTCCGGTTCCTATGACGCGTCAGATTGTAACCTATGTATTGCCTATCCCTTGGCACCCCAATGATTGGACTTATGCATGGACTTACTTGGATGACAAGGGCTCGGTCGTGAAAGACAATCAAATTTATTATCGGGTTAAACCGTTCTCGGAAGGACTCGCAGCCGTTCATCGTGCTTCCAATAACTTATGGACTTTTATTACCGTTAACGGGGAACCTGCATTTTCGGTCAATTACAGGGTTGTCAAGGATTTTCATCAAGGTAGAGCTGCAGTTAAAGATCAGGACGGCTGGCAATTCATCAATACAAAGGGTGAATTTATAAGTCAAGATCGCTATCTAAACGTGGGCAATTTCGCCAATGGACTTGCTCCAGTACTAGACGGTAAGAAGTGGGGCTATATTAATTTATCTGGGAAAATGGCGATCGCTCCACAGTTTTCATCGGCACAGTCATTTGCCAATGGTCTGGCGGCCGTAAAAACGAATGGAAAATGGGGATTTATCGATATGAAAGGAAAGGTCGTTATTAAAACGGTGTATACAGCCGTAGGGTCCTTTACGGGACAAGCGGCTGCTGTTAATCAGAATGGTAAGTGGGGCTACATAAATAAAACCGGGGCTTGGATGATAAAACCTGAGTACGAGGACGCGAAAGCATTTTCAAATACCCCTTTAGCCCCTATAAAAATAAAAGGAAAGTGGGGCTATATCAATCTTGAAGGCAAGTTGTTAATATCTCCACAATATGAAGATGCTACTCCTTTTCAAGAGGGCTTAGCCAGCGTGAA